TGCATTAATGTAGTGTGAACTGTGTTCAGACTTAACACTTTTTAAAAGAATTGAAACATCACTCCAATCTTCAATAATCTTTTTGTTTTTTAAAAATTTTATAAGTTGAACAACTCTCTTTGCTTCGTCCTTTTCGTCTCTTCCCCAGATACAAAAAACAGCCGGATATTCGGGAAATTCTGCAGAAGGGTCAGGTTTTATTTCCTTTGGATATCTAAATCCGTTCCAGTCAATTGAAGTTATAAATTTATTATATTTTTCAATTATCTTTTTATGCGACCTGTAATTGATTGTCAATTTTATCTGTTTACAATTTTTAAAGTGTTTAGGAAATTCTAAAATGTTTCTTACCGTTGCTCCTCTGAAACGGTATAAAGATTGGTCTTCATCTCCAACCACACATATATTATTTTCAGGACTTGCAAGTTTAAGTAGAATCTGCTCCTGAATATAATTTGTGTCCTGATACTCATCTACCATTATGTATCTTATTTTTGATTTTATCTTTCGATAAACCTTTTCATTACATAGTAACTCATAAAAGATTTTTAGAAGATGGGCAAAATCCACCCTGTTGGTCTCAAATAATTTTTGGCAATATGCTTTATAACAACCTGCAAGAGCCATTAGAAATTCATCATTAGAGTCTTCTAATTTAGAAATATCTATCATTTCCTCTGTTATTTTATTTAGATATGGAACCACTTCTTTAATTGCCCTCCATTTTTTAGCCCATTTGCCTAAAAACTTTCCGTCCCTTTTAATCATTACTTCATCAAAATTTTCATAAATAAAAAATATCTGCGTTAACTCCTCTAATACTGAATATCCTCTTTTAAGAGGAGTATAAGAAAGGAACTTCATAATATACTCATTACATAAACTATGGATAGTTCCCATCTTTATAAGATGGAGTTGCCCCTGATAATTAATTTTTCGTGCAAGTTGGCTTATTCTGTCTCTCAATTCATAAGCAGCCTTTTCAGTAAAGGTCGTAAGTATAATTTCATCTGGTTGAGCCTTTTCAGAGATAAGAAGATACAGGGTTCTTGCAACAAGGGTAAGTGTCTTACCTGTTCCAGGACCTGCAATAATAAGAAGAGGTCCATCGGTTGTAGTAATTGCCTCAATCTGGTCATCATTTAAAGAAGGAATAATCTCTTTTATTTTATCAATTGCATTCATAACAGCTTTTCTTTTTTAAAACTTAAATAGCCATTAGCAGTAACAATAAGATGATCATAAAGCAAAAGACCTACTGATTTAGCTGCTATCTCAATAACCTTTGTTAAATTTTTGTCATATTCTGAAGGTTCTAACTTACCATTTGGATGATTATGGGCAAGAATTATTGCATAGGATTTCCTCTTTAGCGCCTCTTCAATTATTGCCCTTGGATAAACAACCGTCTTATCAATAGTTCCTGAAAAATAAAATTCTTTCGCAGGAAAATCTTTCTCTTGCTGTATTTTTAATCCACTATCCAAATAAATTACTAAAAATTCTTCCTCCATTTTATGCCCAATCCTTTCAATACAATATTTTGCAATCGCATCTATAGATTCAAAAACTGGTTTTTCTAAAGCTTTTTGCTTGTTATAAATGATATTAATTTCTCTTATAAGTTTTATTAAAGTAATAAATTTATCTTTTATATATCTAACAGATTTTAATTCTTCCTCTTTTGCATCAAAAATACCTTTTATAGAACCAAATTTATTAAGAAGCTCTTTTGCTATTGGTTTAACATCTTTTTGGGGAAGAACATAAGTTAAAAGCAATTCAACTATTTCATATTCTTGTAATCCCTCAGAACCAAACTGCATCAACCTCTTTCTCAACCTTTCTCTATGCCCCAAATAATGTTTCTCGGTATTATATTTCATATTTTTTTGATACTTTCATCTTTAAATTTACCCTACCCAATGATTCAGCATCAATTTTTTCCCTTAGGAATTGTAAAAAATTAGAAGAAAATTTACCTCATAAGGCAAATTTACCTCCTTTTTGATCTGACCTGATTTATTATCATTTAACATCAGACAATAGTATATAAATAAAAAAAACAAAAAGGCAAGTTCATTTTTTAATAATTTTTTATGGTGGCTATGGGGGCTTTCGGAAAAGAGTGTAAGCCAGGATATTCAAGGACAAAAATATTTAAGAAGCCATCTTTCAACAGGATAATACAGCCCTCCATGGGTGTGCCCTGAAAGCATAAGATCAAAAAGCCTAAGAGGTAAATCCCATTTAACATTTACCTTTAACTTTTTATGTCTTTTAATTTTGGAGTTTAGGAAAGTTTATCTGAGTTCATTATTATGCCAGAACCCGCAGATTTTTGTCCTTTCTTTGCAGAGGGAAATAGGTATGAGAAAAAATCCTCTTGAGTCTCAAAGGATATGGAACGCAACCAACCTCTTGACAAGGGGCCAGATAGTGATTTATAATATAAAATTAAATTTAGGCGACGTAGCTCAACGGGTTAGAGCATGTGGCTCATATCCACAGGGCTGGGGGTTCGAGTCCCTCCGTCGCCACTTATTTTGAAACTTATGGCGGCGTAGCCAAGCGGTAAGGCGACGGCCTGCAAAGCCGTGAATCCGGGGTTCGAATCCCCGCGCCGCCTCATAATTTAATATATGTATAGGCTCAAAGTTCAGGATCACTTCTCCTCAGCTCATTACTTAAGAAATTATCAAGGGGCCTGTGAAAACCTTCATGGGCATAACTGGAAAGTTGAGCTTGTTGTTGAGGGAGAAAAACTTAATGAAATTGATATCCTTCTTGATTTTAAGGATATTAAAAAAATTCTAAAAGAGGTCCTTTCTGAGCTTGATCATCGCTTAATTAATGAACTTCCCTATTTTCAGGAAAAGAATCCTTCATCTGAAAATATCGCCCGTTATATCTTTGATAGGGTAAAAGATAAATTAAAAGTCTTTGAAGGGGTGAGAGTAAAAGAGGTTACAGTCTTTGAAACGGAAAAGGCTTCTGCTACCTATCTGGAAGAGTGAACCTTAAGGTTTCTGAGATCTTTTTTTCAATTCAGGGAGAAGGCCCCTGGGTGGGGTTTCCAACCTTTTTTGTAAGACTATACGGATGTAATCTTGCTTGTAAGTGGTGCGATACCCCTTATGCCAGAGAGGGGCAAGATTACAAAGAAATGAAACCAGAGGAGATTATCGCCTTCTGGAAAAAAAATTATCCAGAAATTCCTTATGTTACTCTTACAGGAGGAGAGCCTCTTCTCCAGGATGAAATCTATATTCTTATAGATGAATTCTTGCAAAAGGGAGCCAGAGTTCTTCTTGAGACCAATGGGGCTCTTAGTATCGAAAATGTCCCAGAGGAGGTCTTAGTCGTTATGGACTTAAAAACTCCCTCTTCAGGAATGGAAAATTTCAATCTTTATAAGAATATTTACTTTCTAAGTGAGAAAGATGCCTTAAAATTTGTAATCAAGGATGAGGCTGATTTTGATTGGAGTCTGAAAATAATTGAAGAGTTTAATCTTCTCTCTAAGGTAACATGTTTTTTTTCTCCCTGTGCCCCATTTATGTCCCCAAAAAAGCTTGCAGATCTTATTTTAAAAACCAAAAAGCCTCTGCGCCTTCAGATTCAGCTTCATAAATTTCTTAATTTAAAATAAAGCCCTTTGAAAATTTCTTGAATTTCCCCTAAATTCTGGCAAAATACCTCTATGTCAAAGAAGAAACCTCCTATTCCCTATGACCTCTTTGCCAAGGCCTTCCTCAAAGATCCTGAAAACTTAAAAGGCTTCCTCTCAACCTTCCTCCCTGAGCATATTAAAACTCATCTTGACTTTGACTCCCTTAAAATTATCCCTGAAGAGCAAGTCTCTCTCTCAAGAAAAAAGAGAGAAATCCCGGACCTTGTTGCTGAGGTTAATCTTCTTAGTGAAGGGAATCTTCAACCAAAGCCCATCTCTACATCCTTATTGAGCACAAAAGTGCACCTGATAAAAGAATTTACCTTCAGATTTTAAATTACATAACGGCATTAAATGAGAGGTCTTTCAAGGAGGGGAAGGGGTATGTGCCTGTTTTACCCCTTGTGTTTTATGAAGGGAATAAGCCCTGGGGGTATCCTGAAAGGATAGAGGAGATATTTTCAGTGCCAGAGGGGTTAAAGGGAGAACTTTTTAAGGTTCATGTGGTAGATTTAAAGAGGGTAGAGGATGAGAAGATATTGAGGATATTTGATATTTTAGCAGGGCTTGGGTGTTATCTTTATTTAATAAAGGCGGAAGCACTGGAATTTGATGAGATAATTGAAGTTATTACAAGGGCGATAGAGAGATTAGTAGCAATAGGGGAGAAGGGGAGGTGGGAGATAGGGTTTTTGATAGAGATAGCAGTAATAAAGAGTGGGGTTGACGAGGAGATAATCTGGTTTAATATATTAGATAGGTGTGGAGAAGAGGGGGTAAAGATGGAGTTAAAGAGCTTTTGGGATAGAGTAGGAGAGAAGTTTTATAAGCAGGGAATTGAGCAGGGAATTAAGCAAGGAATTGAGCAGGGGAAATATCAGGGGTTAATTGAGGAGGCAAGGGAGCTTGTGCTTGAGGCCATAGAGGTGAAGCTTGGGTATGTGCCTGAGGAAGTGAGGGAGAGGGTAGTAAGGGAGGAGGATAGAGGAGTTCTCAAGGAGTGGCATAGAAAAATAATTCTTGCAAAGAGCTCTGAAGATATCTTTAAACTCTTTGAAAGTTGATAAATTCATAAATTTTTTTTCTTTTTGTGTTTGGTATAAGTTTAAATAAAAATTGGTATGGATTTAAGATCTTGAACCCCTCCTTTATAAAATTCTTTTAAAGAGCTTTTACTCAAGTCAATAAGTATTTTAAAATGGCAAAATTCAAGCAATACTCCAGCCCTATATATGGACGCATACAAGTTAAAATTGAAAAAAAATTAAAAACTGCTAAAATGATTTAAAATTATGAGTGACGAAAGAGTTGAGGAAGGCATCTTAGAAAAACTTGAAGAGCTAAGCTCAATTGCTCTTATTGATGCAGTTGAGGAGGAAACCAAGCTCCCAGCTAAATTTGATCCTCTGCAGAGATATCTTCAGGAGATCTCAAGGTATCCTGTATTATCAAGAGACGAGGAGGAGGCAGTAGCTAAGGCCTATTATGAGACCAAAGATCCAAGGCTGGCTTATAAACTTGTGGTTTCCAATTTAAGATTGGTAGCTAAAATTGCCCTTGAGTTTCAGAAATTCTGGGCTTATAATTTTCTTGACCTTATTCAGGAGGGTAATCTCGGTCTCCTTCAGGCTGTGAAAAAATTTGATCCCTACAAAGGGGTGAAATTTTCTTATTATGCTTCCTTCTGGATTAAGGCTTACATACTGAAATATATAATGGATAATTGGAAACTGGTAAAAATGGGGACTACTCAGGCCCAGAGGAAACTTTTTTACAAACTTCGCAAAGAAAAAGAAAGGCTTTCAGCTCTTGGTTTTGAACCAACTGCTAAAGAGATTGCCAAAAGCCTTGGAGTCAAGGAAAAGGAAGTAGAAGAGATGGAAATGCGCATGTATTCGCAGGATCTGAGTCTTGAGGCCCCAGTAAGCTATGATTCTGAAGAGACCTTTGGAGACTTTCTTAAAGATGCCCGACCAGGTCCAGAAGATACCTACGCCCGCGAGGAGATATTGAATAATTTCAGAAGGCTTCTTAAAGACTTTGCTCAAGAATTAACTGGAAAGGATTACATTATCTTTTATGACCGACTTTTAGCTGAAGAACCTAAAACCTTAAATGAACTTTCCCAGAAGCTTGGTATCTCCAAGGAAAGAGTAAGACAGATTGAAGAAAAGATTATAAAGAGATTAAGAAAATTTTTACAGGAGAGATTGCCGGATGCGACCCTCTATCCTCAAGCCCTACCTTATAAAGAATAAGTTATTTTTTTGTATTGTGCTTTTCCTATCCTTAATTTTTGCAAAGCCCCTTCTTTCAGCCTCACCAAACTTTGAGAGGGCTTACTATTATTTTCTTATGTCTCAGTTGTTCACTGATAATGCAACGGATGTGGAAAAAAATCTTAAAAAGGCCCTTGAGCTCTCTAAGGATTCCTTCTTTTTAAGAAAGATGCTTTTTTCATTCTATCTCCAGAACAATAAATTAGAAGAGGCGGAAAAGATTGGGGAGAATCTCTATAAAAAATATCCCTATGATAGGGATCTGGTTTTTCTTATGAGTAAACTTTATTTACAACAGGAAAGGCCTAATCGGGCTATGGGAGTCCTTGAGAAATATATGGAGAAAAATCCAAGGGATGATGAGATTTTGAGTTTTCTTATCTCTCTTTATCTTCAGCAAAAGGAGTGGGATTTAGCCTTAGCCAAACTGGATGCCCTGAGT
This window of the Caldimicrobium thiodismutans genome carries:
- the queD gene encoding 6-carboxytetrahydropterin synthase QueD; amino-acid sequence: MYRLKVQDHFSSAHYLRNYQGACENLHGHNWKVELVVEGEKLNEIDILLDFKDIKKILKEVLSELDHRLINELPYFQEKNPSSENIARYIFDRVKDKLKVFEGVRVKEVTVFETEKASATYLEE
- a CDS encoding sigma-70 family RNA polymerase sigma factor — translated: MSDERVEEGILEKLEELSSIALIDAVEEETKLPAKFDPLQRYLQEISRYPVLSRDEEEAVAKAYYETKDPRLAYKLVVSNLRLVAKIALEFQKFWAYNFLDLIQEGNLGLLQAVKKFDPYKGVKFSYYASFWIKAYILKYIMDNWKLVKMGTTQAQRKLFYKLRKEKERLSALGFEPTAKEIAKSLGVKEKEVEEMEMRMYSQDLSLEAPVSYDSEETFGDFLKDARPGPEDTYAREEILNNFRRLLKDFAQELTGKDYIIFYDRLLAEEPKTLNELSQKLGISKERVRQIEEKIIKRLRKFLQERLPDATLYPQALPYKE
- a CDS encoding 7-carboxy-7-deazaguanine synthase QueE, coding for MNLKVSEIFFSIQGEGPWVGFPTFFVRLYGCNLACKWCDTPYAREGQDYKEMKPEEIIAFWKKNYPEIPYVTLTGGEPLLQDEIYILIDEFLQKGARVLLETNGALSIENVPEEVLVVMDLKTPSSGMENFNLYKNIYFLSEKDALKFVIKDEADFDWSLKIIEEFNLLSKVTCFFSPCAPFMSPKKLADLILKTKKPLRLQIQLHKFLNLK
- a CDS encoding JAB domain-containing protein, with the protein product MKYNTEKHYLGHRERLRKRLMQFGSEGLQEYEIVELLLTYVLPQKDVKPIAKELLNKFGSIKGIFDAKEEELKSVRYIKDKFITLIKLIREINIIYNKQKALEKPVFESIDAIAKYCIERIGHKMEEEFLVIYLDSGLKIQQEKDFPAKEFYFSGTIDKTVVYPRAIIEEALKRKSYAIILAHNHPNGKLEPSEYDKNLTKVIEIAAKSVGLLLYDHLIVTANGYLSFKKEKLL
- a CDS encoding Rpn family recombination-promoting nuclease/putative transposase produces the protein MSKKKPPIPYDLFAKAFLKDPENLKGFLSTFLPEHIKTHLDFDSLKIIPEEQVSLSRKKREIPDLVAEVNLLSEGNLQPKPISTSLLSTKVHLIKEFTFRF
- a CDS encoding Rpn family recombination-promoting nuclease/putative transposase, whose amino-acid sequence is MYLQILNYITALNERSFKEGKGYVPVLPLVFYEGNKPWGYPERIEEIFSVPEGLKGELFKVHVVDLKRVEDEKILRIFDILAGLGCYLYLIKAEALEFDEIIEVITRAIERLVAIGEKGRWEIGFLIEIAVIKSGVDEEIIWFNILDRCGEEGVKMELKSFWDRVGEKFYKQGIEQGIKQGIEQGKYQGLIEEARELVLEAIEVKLGYVPEEVRERVVREEDRGVLKEWHRKIILAKSSEDIFKLFES